The window CCTTCGATGGTTGCACTGGTCGGTGACACTCCATCTTCGCTGCTTTTGCAGGAAAAGAATGCCAACGGAAGTAAGATCGTAATGAGGATTTGCCGAAATTTCATGGTCAATTCCCTTCCCGCAATCGGGTTTCCAGATCGCGAATCCGGTCGTTCGCGCCGCGTAACTTTGCAATGATAATCCGAGTTATGTTAAAAACGAACAGCTTAAACAAACGCTCTTCGCGACGTCGGAACCAATCAAGTACTCGTTCCCGGTCGAATACTAAACAGTCGCTATCCGATTGAGTACGAACAGTTGCCACCCGCGACGAACTAAAAAAGGAGAGTTCGCCGAAAACTGCGCCGCGCTTGAGTATCGTGTATAAAACCTGAACGTCGTGGCTCCAGATTTCGACGGAGCCGTCGAGAATGACAAAAAAATTGTTCGCCGGTAATCCTTCTTCAACTACCAGAGAATGCATGGGATACTCTACTTCTCGGCCAAGTTGCAGAAACGATTC is drawn from bacterium and contains these coding sequences:
- a CDS encoding cyclic nucleotide-binding domain-containing protein — protein: MENSEQNQFRPAWLTGAGYQDTDFGRLLQGFSNYERESFLQLGREVEYPMHSLVVEEGLPANNFFVILDGSVEIWSHDVQVLYTILKRGAVFGELSFFSSSRVATVRTQSDSDCLVFDRERVLDWFRRREERLFKLFVFNITRIIIAKLRGANDRIRDLETRLREGN